A genome region from Gossypium hirsutum isolate 1008001.06 chromosome A04, Gossypium_hirsutum_v2.1, whole genome shotgun sequence includes the following:
- the LOC107942145 gene encoding cold-regulated 413 plasma membrane protein 2, translated as MSYLAMRTQQEATYQLSSDYKELVFAAKKLANHAIKLGSLGFGVSFLEWIASFAAIYLLILDRTHWKTNILTTLLIPYIFLSLPGILFSAFRGDIGKWIAFVAVVLRLFFPRRFPDWLELPAALVLLIVVAPSLFSSTLRSSLVGVIICLAIACYLLQQHIRASGGFRNSFTRAHGISNTIGILLLLVYPAWALLIEIL; from the exons ATGAGTTACTTGGCAATGAGGACTCAGCAAGAAGCAACTTATCAGCTCAGTTCTGATTACAAAGAGCTAGTCTTTGCTGCTAAAAAGCTTGCAAATCATGCCATCAAATTGGGTTCTTTGGGATTTGGGGTTTCATTTCTTGAATGgatcgcttcttttgctgccaT TTACTTATTAATCTTGGACCGAACACATTGGAAAACAAATATCCTTACAACACTATTAATCCCATATATTTTCTTGTCTCTTCCTGGGATACTCTTCAGCGCCTTCAG GGGAGACATTGGAAAATGGATTGCTTTTGTTGCAGTTGTTTTGCGCTTGTTCTTCCCTAGACGTTTCCCGG ATTGGCTGGAATTACCAGCAGCATTGGTTCTTCTAATAGTGGTTGCTCCTAGCTTATTCTCAAGCACATTAAGAAGCAGCTTGGTTGGGGTAATAATATGCCTTGCCATTGCTTGTTACTTACTTCAACAACATATTAGAGCGTCAGGTGGGTTCAGAAATTCATTCACAAGGGCACATGGAATATCAAACACAATTGGGATTCTTCTTCTTTTGGTCTATCCTGCTTGGGCTTTGCTTATTGAAATCCTATAG
- the LOC107942143 gene encoding mitochondrial import receptor subunit TOM6 homolog, with protein MFPGMFMRKPDKAAALKQLKVHVAMFGVWVAVVRVTPYILHYLSDEKEELKIEF; from the coding sequence ATGTTCCCAGGCATGTTTATGCGCAAACCAGACAAGGCGGCGGCCTTGAAGCAGTTGAAGGTCCACGTAGCTATGTTTGGAGTGTGGGTAGCTGTTGTTCGTGTCACTCCTTACATTCTGCATTACCTCTCTGATGAAAAAGAAGAGCTCAAGATTGAGTTCTAG
- the LOC107942147 gene encoding non-symbiotic hemoglobin 1-like, whose product MATYEGKVFTEEQEALVVKSWTVMKKNAAELGLKFFLKIFEIAPSAKKLFSFLRDSNVPLEQNTKLKPHAMSVFVMTCESAVQLRKAGKVTVRESNLKKLGATHFKYGVVDEHFEVTKFALLETIKEAVPDMWSDEMKNAWGEAYDRLVAAIKIEMKACSQAA is encoded by the exons ATGGCTACCTATGAAGGTAAAGTTTTCACTGAAGAACAAGAAGCTTTGGTGGTCAAGTCATGGACTGTAATGAAGAAGAACGCAGCTGAATTGGGTCTTAAATTCTTCTTGAA GATATTTGAGATTGCACCATCAGCCAAGAAACTATTCTCATTCTTGAGAGACTCCAATGTTCCATTGGAGCAAAACACAAAGCTGAAGCCCCATGCCATGTCTGTCTTTGTCATG ACATGTGAATCTGCAGTGCAACTGCGTAAAGCAGGCAAAGTTACAGTGAGGGAATCAAATTTGAAGAAATTAGGAGCTACCCATTTTAAGTATGGGGTAGTTGATGAACATTTTGAg GTAACAAAATTTGCTCTTTTGGAGACCATAAAAGAAGCAGTACCAGATATGTGGTCAGATGAGATGAAGAATGCATGGGGTGAAGCCTATGATCGTTTGGTCGCAGCCATTAAAATAGAAATGAAGGCATGCTCACAAGCTGCATGA
- the LOC107942142 gene encoding mitochondrial import receptor subunit TOM6 homolog: MFPGMFMRKPDKAAALKQLKAHVAMFGVWVAVVRVTPYILHYLSDEKEELKIEF; this comes from the coding sequence ATGTTCCCAGGCATGTTTATGCGCAAGCCAGACAAGGCTGCAGCCTTGAAGCAGTTGAAGGCACACGTAGCCATGTTTGGGGTGTGGGTAGCTGTTGTTCGTGTCACTCCTTACATTCTTCATTACCTCTCTGATGAAAAAGAAGAGCTCAAGATTGAGTTCTAG